The Cervus canadensis isolate Bull #8, Minnesota chromosome X, ASM1932006v1, whole genome shotgun sequence genome contains a region encoding:
- the NKRF gene encoding NF-kappa-B-repressing factor isoform X2 — MEKILQMAEGIDIGEMPSYDLMLSKPSKGQKRHLSTCDGQNPPKKQAGSKLHVRPRFEPVHFVASSSKDERQEDPYGPQAKERNEQTHFANMPRDIYQDYTQDSFSIQDGNSQYCDSSGFIFTKDKPVTANMYFDSGNPAPSSTSQQVDSQSPPEPSPSQTFPESVVAEKQYFIEKLTATIWKNLSNPEMTSGSDKINYTYMLTRCIQACKTNPEYIYAPLKEIPPADIPKNKKLLTDGYACEVRCQNIYLTTGYAGSKNGSRDRATELAVKLLQKRIEVRVIRRKFKHTIGEDLVVCQIGMPSYDFPPALKPPEELVVLAKDASGQPIFNASAKHWTNFILTENANDAIGILNNSASYNKMSVEYKYEMMPNRTWRCRVFLQDHCLAEGYGTKKTSKHAAADEALKILQKTQPTYPSVKSSQCQTGSSPRGSGKKKDIKDLVVYENSSNPVCTLNDTAQFNRMTVEYVYERMTGLRWKCKVILESEVIAEAVGVKKTVKYEAAGEAVKTLKKTQPTVINNLKKGAIEDVISRNEIQGRSAEEAYKQQIKEDNIGNQLLRKMGWTGGGLGKSGEGIREPISVKEQHKREGLGLDVERVNKIAKRDIEQIIRNYARSESHTDLTFSTELTNDERKQIHQIAQKYGLKSKSHGVGHDRYLVVGRKRRKEDLLDQLKQEGQVGHYELVMPQAN; from the exons ATGGAAAAAATTCTCCAAATGGCTGAAGGTATTGATATTGGGGAGATGCCTTCATATGATCTGATGCTGTCCAAGCCCTCCAAAGGTCAAAAACGTCACCTCTCAACTTGTGATG GTCAAAATCCTCCTAAAAAGCAAGCCGGTTCCAAACTCCATGTGAGACCTCGTTTTGAGCCTGTACATTTTGTAGCTAGTAGTTCAAAAGATGAAAGACAGGAAGATCCTTATGGCCCTcaagcaaaagagagaaatgaacaaacacaTTTTGCCAACATGCCAAGAGACATCTACCAAGATTATACTCAAGACTCTTTCAGTATACAAGATGGGAATTCTCAGTATTGTGATTCATCAGGATTTATTTTCACAAAAGACAAGCCTGTCACAGCCAACATGTATTTTGACAGTGGGAACCCTGCCCCCAGCAGCACATCACAGCAGGTAGACTCTCAGTCACCTCCTGAGCCTTCACCATCACAGACATTTCCTGAGTCAGTGGTAGCTGAGAAGcagtattttattgaaaaattaacAGCAACTATCTGGAAGAACCTTTCTAATCCAGAGATGACTTCTGGATCTGATAAAATTAATTACACCTATATGTTAACTCGTTGTATTCAGGCATGTAAGACAAATCCTGAATATATATACGCTCCTTTAAAAGAAATCCCTCCTGCTGACAtccccaaaaataaaaaacttctaaCAGATGGTTATGCCTGTGAAGTTAGATGCCAGAACATCTACTTAACTACAGGCTATGCTGGCAGCAAGAATGGGTCCAGGGATCGAGCTACTGAGCTAGCTGTAAAACTCTTGCAGAAACGTATTGAAGTTAGGGTTATCCGACGGAAATTCAAGCACACAATTGGAGAGGACCTTGTGGTGTGTCAGATTGGCATGCCTTCATATGACTTTCCTCCAGCTCTGAAACCACCAGAAGAGCTAGTGGTGCTGGCTAAAGATGCTTCTGGGCAGCCGATTTTTAATGCTTCCGCCAAACACTGGACCAATTTTATCCTTACAGAAAATGCAAACGATGCAATTGGTATCCTTAACAATTCTGCCTCATACAACAAAATGTCTGTAGAATACAAATATGAGATGATGCCAAATCGTACATGGCGTTGTCGAGTGTTTTTGCAAGATCACTGCTTAGCTGAAGGTTATGGAAccaaaaaaacaagtaaacatgCAGCTGCTGATGAGGCTTTGAAAATCCTTCAAAAAACACAGCCTACATATCCATCTGTCAAAAGTTCACAATGCCAAACAGGCTCTTCACCCAGGGGATCTGGAAAGAAGAAAGACATAAAGGATCTTGTAGTTTATGAGAATTCTTCCAATCCTGTGTGCACGCTGAATGACACAGCTCAGTTTAACCGAATGACAGTTGAATACGTCTATGAAAGAATGACAGGCCTCCGATGGAAATGCAAGGTGATTCTTGAGAGTGAAGTAATTGCAGAAGCAGTTGGAGTGAAGAAAACTGTCAAATATGAAGCTGCGGGGGAAGCTGTGAAAACCCTCAAAAAGACCCAACCAACTGTCATTAACAACTTGAAGAAGGGAGCTATTGAAGATGTAATTTCCAGAAATGAAATTCAGGGCCGCTCAGCAGAGgaggcttataaacaacaaatcAAAGAAGATAACATTGGAAATCAGCTCCTGAGAAAGATGGGTTGGACGGGTGGTGGTTTAGGTAAATCTGGTGAGGGCATTCGGGAGCCAATCTCTGTCAAAGAGCAGCATAAGCGGGAAGGGCTTGGTCTTGATGTAGAAAGGGTAAATAAAATTGCCAAGAGAGATATTGAACAGATCATCAGAAACTATGCCCGCTCTGAGAGCCACACGGATTTAACTTTCTCTACAGAGCTGACTAATGATGAGCGGAAGCAAATACATCAGATCGCCCAGAAGTATGGTCTTAAGAGTAAGTCTCATGGGGTGGGCCATGACAGGTATCTGGTGGTAGGAAGAAAAAGACGGAAGGAGGACTTACTCGACCAGCTCAAACAGGAGGGCCAAGTGGGGCATTACGAGCTGGTGATGCCTCAAGCAAATTGA